The genomic stretch TGCCCCGGCACCCAGTCGAGGATCACGTTCAGACCCGCGTCATGCGCGGCGTCGACAAACGCTTTGAAATCCATCGGCGTGCCAAAACGGCGGGTCGGCGCGTACATGCCTAACGGCTGATAACCCCAGCTGCCGTCGAACGGATGCTCGTTAACCGGCATCAGCTCAATGTGCGTGAAGCCCATCCATTTGGCGTAGGAAACCAGTTGCTCCGCCAGCTCGCCGTAGCTCAGCCAGAAGTTATCGTCGGTATGACGCCGCCATGAACCTAAGTGCACTTCATACACCGAAACCGGCTGATTGAGCGCATTGGCTTTCTTTCTGGCTTCTGAAAAAGGCACGACGTCCGGGATTTTCCTCACGCATGAAGCGGTGTCGGGGCGCATCTGTGCTTCGAACGCATACGGATCCGCGCGCAGGCTGACATGGCCACGACAATCAATAATTTCGAATTTATACAACTGACCTTCGTGGACGGCCGGAATGAACAGCTCCCAGATGCCATTTTCACGGCGCTGACGCATCGGATGGCGGCGACCGTCCCAGAAGTTGAATTCACCCACAACGGAAACGCGCGTCGCGTTCGGTGCCCAGACGGCAAAACTGACGCCATCGACATCATCGAGCGTTTGCGGATGCGCGCCGAGTTTTTCGTAGGGCCGCAGATGTGTCCCTTCCGACAGCAGCCAGATATCCAGTTCCTGCAACAAGGTGCCGAAGCGATACGGGTCGTCAATCACATGGAGAGTGTCGCCCCAGCGCACTTCCAGCTTGTAGCGGAAAGCACTTTTACGCCGGGGAATGAGGCCGACGAAAAAACCACGATCGTCATAACGACGCAGTTCAGCGACCTGCTTACCTTTTTCTACATCAATGACCCAGACCTGATCGGCATCCGGCAACAGCGCACGAACTTCCAGCCCGGCACTGACGGAATGCATTCCCAAAAGAGAAAAAGGATCAGCGTAATGGCCAGAGATAATTTGATTAATGACGTGCTGATCGGGAAGTACAGACATGTATTTCGTCCTATGATTAATTAAATCAATAAATCAATAAAATCAATAAAATCAATAAAATCATTCAGGTATTCAATACGAAACGTGATCCCAGTTTGCTCCCCTTTTTCTTGTCACTTTGTGATCTGACGAGATTTCGTTTTACCAAAAAATGCGTGATGGCGCGTATGTTCACATTTTCCAAATAAGTTTCTGTTTCAGCTTCTCAAAGAGGCAGAGCTCTTCTACTAAGCATAGACAAAGGTTGGGTAAATCAGCGTCCAGAAACCGATGAATTTTTCGCAAAATGAAATTCAGAGAGTTGCGCTGGGAAAAGGCGGATAGGCAGTGAAGTGATTGATGATAGAAATAAAAACGGGACACCGTGCTGGTGTCCCGTTGGGCGTAAATCTGGGGGAGTGATGCCGTTAGAGCAAAATGCGCAACATGCGACGTAATGGCTCGGCAGCGCCCCACAGCAACTGGTCACCAACGGTGAACGCAGACAGATATTGCGGACCCATATTCAGTTTACGCAAACGACCCACCGGCGTATTCATGGTGCCGGTCACGGCGGCTGGCGTCAGCTCACGCATCGACAACTCACGGTCGTTCGGGATGACGCGAACCCAGTCGTTGTGCGAAGCCAGCATTTGTTCAATTTCCGGAATCGACACGTCTTTTTTCAGTTTCAGCGTGAACGCCTGGCTGTGACAGCGCAGCGCACCGATGCGGACGCACAGGCCATCCACCGGAATGATGCTGGACGTACCGAGAATTTTGTTGGTTTCCGCCTGACCTTTCCACTCTTCTTTGGTCTGGCCGTTATCGAGCTGTTTGTCGATCCACGGGATCAGACCGCCCGCCAGCGGAACACCAAAGTTATCGGTCGGCAGCGTGCCACTGCGGGTCAGCCCCGTCACTTTGCGTTCGATATCCAGAATGGCAGACGCCGGGTTTTCCAGCTCTTTCGCCACGCTGTTGTGCAGCATACCCATTTGGGTCAGCAGTTCGCGCATGTGGCGCGCGCCGCCGCCGGAAGCCGCCTGATACGTTGCAACCGACGCCCATTCGATCAGATCATTGGCGAACAAACCGCCGAGGGACATGAGCATCAGGCTGACGGTACAGTTACCGCCCACAAAGGTTTTGATGCCTTTGTCGATACCCTGATGAATAACCGCGCTGTTCACCGGATCGAGGATGATTATCGCGTCATCTTCCATTCTCAGAGAGGATGCTGCGTCAATCCAGTAGCCAGACCAACCGATTTCACGCAGCTTCGGGTAGATTTCATTGGTATAATCGCCGCCCTGACAGGTGATGATAATGTCCAGCGCACTCAGTGCGTCCAGATCATAGGCATCCTGCAAGGTCCCGGACTGCCCCGTGAAAGAAGGCGCGGCCTGACCGTGCTGAGAGGTGGAGAAGAATACCGGACGGATAGCGTCGAAATCGCGTTCTTCAATCATGCGTTGCATGAGTACAGAACCGACCATTCCACGCCAGCCAACGAAACCTACATTTTTCATAATATCTGTCCTGCCCTGAGGGTGATAACGGCTTAAAAAGCTTAATACGCGTTTGCACTACACAGGGGCCTTTTTATGAGGCACCCTGCTCTGTTAACGCGCTGGTCTCCCACCTTACAAAATGTACTAAAAGTGGCAAGTGAATTTAATCAATAGTGCAGCCTTTAATAGCAGCACAGCTTATATCTGGCGTTTTTAAACCAAATTTGAGGTAGTCATGACCGAAATGATTTCAGCAACTATTTTGCTGTTTTTAATTATGGATCCGCTGGGCAACTTACCGATTTTTATGTCGGTGTTAAAACATCTTGATCCGAAGCGCCGCCGCGTGGTGCTGATCCGCGAAATGCTGATTGCCCTGATCCTGATGCTGATTTTCCTGTTCGCCGGGGAAAAAATCCTGTCATTCCTGAATTTGCGTACCGAAACCGTGTCGATTTCCGGCGGTATCATTCTGTTCCTGATTGCCATCAAAATGATTTTCCCTTCGGAAGAGAAAAGCAGCAGCGGCCTGCCTGCCGGTGAAGAACCGTTTCTCGTCCCGATGGCGATCCCGCTGGTCGCCGGGCCGTCGATTCTCGCCACGCTGATGCTGCTTTCGCACCAGTATCCGAATCAGATGAGTCATCTCACGCTGGCCCTGTTTATCGCCTGGGGGTTATCGATGGGGATCCTGCTGCTGTCGAATCTGTTCCTGCGCCTGCTCGGCGACAAAGGCGTCAGCGCCCTCGAACGCCTGATGGGCCTGATTCTGGTCATGCTTTCCACGCAGATGTTCTTAGATGGGATCAGGGCGTATTTGAAAATTTAGAAGGGTATTAAATAGACAAAATATACCCATGTGGGTATATTTGTATTTCGAATGTTCAGGGATGAGAACACGGATGAAAACGCTTTTCTGGATTGGAAGCAGTAAAAAAGATTTGGCGTCATTGCCGGAAGATATTCAGGATTCTTTCGGTTACGCCCTGCATCTGGCGCAAACAGGCAGCAAACATTGTCATGCCAAGCCGTTGAAAGGCTACAAAGGTGCAGGCGTTTTGGAAGTTGTGGAAGATCTGTCAGGTGATACTTATCGCGCGGTTTATACCGTGAAAATTGCCACCGCAGTGTATGTCTTACACGTTTTCCAGAAAAAGTCCTCAAGTGGTATCGCTACGCCAAAACCTGATATTGATAAGATCAACGAACGTCTGAAAATTGCTGAAGCTCATGCAAGAGGACAAATTTAATGAAAGACCCCATTGAAGTTGAAATCAGCAGCGGGAATGTTTACGCCGACATCGGCTTATCCGATGCAGAAGAAATGCTTATTAAAGCTCAGCTTGCTCAGAAAATCGGCGAGCTTATGCAGAACCGACGCCTGACTCAGGCTGCAGCCGCTAAGCTTTTTGGCATGACTCAACCGAAAGTATCTGCACTCCTTCGTGGTCAGTTCCGTGGGATTAGCGAAGCGAAGATGATTGAGTGTCTTAATAAGTTAGGCCGGGATGTGCAAATCGTTATCGCTGAGTCCCGGCAAGTCACTGGTACGTTGAAAGTCGTATTTGCATAAAACGGCGACACATTCAGATATTGTAAATAACAAAGGCGAGCCAGATGGCTCGCCGTTTTTGTTTCATATCAGGGGTGAATTCGTATCAAACCACCATCGACAGCAACAGGCATCCCGCCAGGCCGCACACGGAAATAATGGTTTCCAGCACGGACCAGGATTTGAAGGTTTCGACGATGCTCAGGTTGAAGTATTCCTTGAACAGCCAGAAGCCGGGGTCATTAACATGAGAGAAAATAACGCTGCCGGAACCGACCGCGATCACCATCAGCTCAGGGCTGACGCCGGTAGTCGCAATCAACGGAGCCGCGATACCGCCTGCCGTGATCGCCGCAACGGTTGCGGAACCCAGCGCGAGACGTAAAACAGCAGCAATAGACCACGCCAGCAGGATTGGTGATAAGTGGCTGCCATCCATCAGGGCTGCAATATATTTCTCGATACCGCTGTCGACCAGAACCTGCTTGAACGCACCGCCACCGCCAATAATTAACAGCATCATCGCGATGATTTTGATGGAATCGGTCACGGTTGCCATGACGTCTTCCATCTTACGGCCACGGTTCAGGCCGAAGGTGAAGATGGCGATCAGCACCGCAATCAGCGTTGCTATCACCGGGTCGCCGAAGAATTCAGCGTACGCCAGAACCGGGTGGCCTTTCGGCAGGATCATTTCGCAAACGGCGCGGAATGCCATCAGAATCACCGGTACCAGAGACGTCGCGACGCTCACGCCAAAGCTTGGCATCTCTTCTTCGGTAAAGGTTTTCGGATTGAACAGGCCTTCCGGCACCGGTTTATCGATACCTTTGAGGAAGCGCGCAAACACCGGCCCCGCCAGAATTACCGTTGGCACTGCAAGCAGTGAACCGTAGAGTAAGGTTTTCCCCATATCCGCATGGAAAATGGTGGCGATTGCGGTCGGGCCAGGGTGCGGAGGCAGGAAACCGTGGGTCACGGATAACGCAGCCGCCATCGGCACACCGACGTACAACAGGGGTAAACGCGCTGCCGCGGCAACGGTGAAGACCAACGGCAGCATCAGCACGAAGCCGACTTCATAGAACAGCGCAAAACCGACGATAAAACCGGTCAGCACGATGGCCCACTGAATGTGCTCACGGCCAAATTTGGCGATAAGCGTTGTTGCGATACGTTGTGCGCCGCCGCAATCCGCCAGCATTTTACCGAGCATGGCCCCGAAGCCCATGATCAGCGCCAGGCTGCCCAGCGTTCCGCCTACCCCGTTTTTGATCGACGTAATGACTTTATCGACCGGCATACCTTGCATAATCCCGACCGCCAGAGCGACCAGGATCAGCGCGATAAAGCCATTCAGCTTAAATCGGATCATCAGTAACAACAGCAGTGCAACGCCCACCGCTACAATAACTATTGGCATATTCTTCCCCTCATGCGGTCACCGTGGCATCGTGGCCAGGCGGGGTGACGCATTGTTTTTAATTTTCAACATGTTGTAGGAATTAACAGTGCAACGGGTACAGACCGCGACCGCTAAAACAGCAGTGCATTCCTTTGTGATATTAGTCACATCTCCATTTGTTACCGGTATCATGATACCGGTAACATGCTAATATTAGGACTCACTACGCAGTCGAAATGTTCATTTTGGGATAGAGATCATACTTATGGCAGGACAAAGCATCATTCTGATGGGCGTGTCAGGCAGCGGTAAATCCACCGTCGGCGCGGCACTGGCCCGTGAAATTAACGCAAAATTCATCGACGGTGATGATCTTCATCCCCGCGCCAATATTCAAAAGATGGCCAGCGGTACACCGCTGAATGACGACGATCGTGCGCCGTGGTTATTACGTCTGAATGACGCGGCTTACAGCCTGCGCCATAAAAATGAAACCGGTATTATTGTTTGTTCCGCGCTGAAACGCCGCTACCGCGACGCGCTGCGTAAAGACAACGAAGGCATGGTGTTCATCTACATGAAAGGCAGTTTTGACGTGATCGCCGAACGCCTGAAAGCACGTGCCGGGCATTTTATGCCGACGGATTTACTGAGAAGCCAGTTCGATGCGCTCGAAGAACCGGGCGAAGATGAGCCGGATGTCCTGCGCGTGAATATCGATCATCAATTTGAAGGGGTGGTCGATCGCTGCGTAGCCGCCTTGAAAACATTACAGAAGTAACTGGCTATCAATCGCGCCGCTGAGCCGTCGGTGTCGCAGCCAATTTGGATTCGGATGGAGCGCAGGCCCCGGAGCGTACACGCAGTACGTGAGGAGGACGAGCACCACCCGGATTCAAAGTGGCAAGTAAACCAGGCTCATGCAGACTAGATGCTTCCGCCTGCCGAGATGGTGAACCCTACATCCACCATCCTCGGTACGACTTCTTCGCCGCGTAATCTCGCCAGCAGGCGTTCGGCGGAAATCTGCCCCATTTTTTCGCGCGGCGTGAGTACGCTGGCGAGCGGTGGCTCCATCGCCTGTCCCATGTTGTGACCGTGGAAACCGGCAATCGCCATTTGTGACGGAATGCTCAACCCCTGCCGTAAACATTCAAAGAATGCGCCCGCCGCGAGGTCATCGTTGGTGCAGAAAATACTGTCGATTTGCGGCCAGTCTTTTTGCGCCTGACGCAGTAATTCCGCGCCGCCGCTGTAGCTCGATGACCGGCTGGTCATGACGCTGTAAGGCTCCAGCCCGGATTCACGCATTGCCTGCTCGTAACCCTGCTGTTTGATGATCGTACGCTCATCCTGACGCGCGCCGAAATACACCACATGCCGGTGCCCGTGCGCGATGATCTGCTGCGTCATCTGCCGCGCGGCTTCGAAGTTGTTAAAACCGACCGCCAGATCCACGCACGGCGAGACGCAGTCCATCATCTCGACGACCGGAATTCCGGCGACTTCGATCATTTTCAGCGTACGCGCAGTGTGATGACGTTCGGACAAAATCAGGCCGTCGATATTGTAAGAAAGCAGCGATGTAAGACGCTGTTCTTCGCGCTCCTGGCTGTAGCCGTAGTGCGCCAGCATGGTCTGGTAGCCGTGAATATCCGTGACACTTTCGATACCGCGCAGCACTTCGGCGAACACCTGGTTGGTCAGTGACGGCAATAACACGCCGATGGCGCGACTTTTGGCGTTCGAGAGAATATCCGGGGCGCGGTTTGGGATGTAACCCAGTTCATCGAGCGCAGCCGAAATCTTTTCCTGCAAGGCGCTGGAAACTTGTTCGGGATTGCGCAAATAACGGCTGACCGTCATTTTGGTGATGCCCACTTTGTCGGCAACATCCTGGAGTACGGGCCTTTTTTTCTTCACGTTTTTCAATGAACTGGATTAAGGGGATCAGAGCGTAATGGTAGCAAACAATCGCGCAGGCGGGTATCCGTTGCTGCGCGACATGAGACGTGGGTCAGAAAGGGATGGAAAGCTGCCCGCGCACCGGTGCGCCCGCGTTCGCTGAAAACTGTCCGGCCAGCAGCGCCATCGCAGTTTGCGCCAGCTTTTCCAGCGGATACGTGATGGCCGGAACGGCCGATATCCCCGGCGGCAACGTGCTGTCGAGGCTGAAAACCATCACGCTGCCGGGTACTGCGCGTCCGTGTTGCGCGAGCTGTCGCAGGGCGTCCTGCGCGCTGGCATCGTCCGGCACCAGCAATGCGTTAAATGGAACGTTTTGCGCCAGCAGCTGCGCCAGCGCCTGTTCGCCGCTGTGAACCAGCCGCCGGTCGTACGGCAACAGGAATTTTTCCAGCGCCTGATGGTAACCCTGCAAGATTTGCCCGGCGGTTTCGACGTTTTCTGCGTTAATCAGCGCAATCTGCCTGCGCCCTTGCTGCAACACATACTGGCAGGCGGTTTCGGCGGCAAAGCTGCGGTCAAAGTGAATACTGCGGTCGGAATCTTCATCCAGACAATCAATGGTAATCACGTTTTCCGGCAACGGCGGCAGTTCAAAGCGTGCGCCGATTACGATCATCGCATCGCATAATCCTCTGCCGATTTCGTTAACCGAATGCGCCAGACCCGCCGCATCCGTGGCGAATCTGAGCAGCAAATATTTCTGGTTCAGTCGCAACTCTTTTTCCAGCGCGTGCAGATAACCGGTGGACTGGTTGATGTTTTCTGCCGCGCAAATCACGCCGATACAGCCGGTGGACTGCGTGGACAGCGACTGCGCAATCACACTCGGTTTATATTGCAGCGTTTCCACCGCCTGCATGACAGCCAGGCGGCTTTCCTCTTTTACTCCGCGGCTGCCACTCAGGACACGGGAAACCGTCGCTTTCGACACGTTCGCCAGCCGCGAGACGTCGTTTATGTTTGCCATGCCGTTCCTTTGTTAATCGAAACCGTTGTTTTCAGACACGTTCGCAAACCATTCGCCGCTTTTCTTCACCGTCCGTTTTTGAGTGGCGAGATCCAGCTGCACAAAACCATAACGGTTTTTGTACGCGTTCATCCATGACCAGCAGTCGATAAATGTCCACATATGATAACCGAGACAACCGCTGCCTTCCTGCAATGCGCGGTGTAACCATTTCAGATGTCCGCTGACAAATTCGATGCGGTAGTCATCGTCAATCCGCCCGGCCTGTTCGAAGCGCAGTTCATTTTCCACACCCATGCCGTTTTCGGAAATGAAACAACGCGGATTGCCGTAATTTTCGCGCAGATTAGTGAGGATATCGTAGATCCCCTGCTCGTAAATTTCCCAGCCACGGTGCGGGTTCATTTTGCGGCCAGGCATCACGTAGTTATCGAAGAACCATTCCGGCATGAACGGGCTTTCAGGATTCACCATACTGTCGCGGCACTGGATCCGGCGCGGCTGGTAATAATTGATGCCGAGCAAATCCACCACGCCCTGTTGCAACAGCGCCGCATCGCCTTCCTGACATGCCGGAAGCTGGCCATGTTTTTTCAGCAACTCCACCAGTTCCTGCGGATATTCACCGCGCAGCGCCGGGTCAAGGAAACTGCGGTTAAACATCAGGTCAGCAATGTTTGCGGCTTTCAAATCCGCCGGATTTTGCGAACGCGGATACGACGGCGTGAGGTTGAGAATGATGCCAATTTCGCCGCCCTGCTGGCGGGCGCGGTAAGCTTTCACCGCCAGCGAATGCGCGAGCATGGTGTGATAAGCCACCGTCGCGGCGCGTTTGAAATCCACCACATTCGGATAATGGAAGTCATACAAATAACCGCCTTCCACCGGCACGACCGGTTCGTTGAACGTGAACCAGTGCTTCACACGGTCGCCGAACAGCGCAAAACAGGTATCGGCATATTTTGCGTAAGCCTCCACCACGTCGCGGTTTTCCCAGCCGCCCATTTCCTGCATCGCCATCGGCATATCGAAATGGAACAGGTTGATAAACGGCTGCACGCCCTGCGCCAGCATTTCGTCAATCACCTGATTATAAAACGTGACCGCTTGCGGATTTACTTCGCCCCGTCCGTTGGGGATCAGCCGCGCCCAGGAAATCGACGTACGGAACGTGTTGTGATTGAGCTGTTTCAGCAGCGCGATGTCCTCGCGCCAGTTTTTATAAAACGTCGACGTGTCCTGCGGGCCGACGTCGCCGTGAAAACGCGTCGGTTGCTGCGAATACCAGTGATCCCAGACCGTCGCACTTTTACCGTGGCTCAGGGCTTCACCTTCCGTTTGTGGCGCAGAGCTGGCACTGCCCCACCAGAACTCTTTTGGAAATGCGTATTTCATCGTCATCCTCGCTGTCCGTTGCTTTGCGTTTTAACTGTTGACCGGTACGGCGTTACCCGCCGTTTGGGCACCGGCCTTTTCCGCTTCCTGTTTCAGTAACGTACGTTCGTACGCTTTCAGGAACGGGTAATACATCACTGCTGATAACACCATACAGAACAGGCACATAATTACCGGACTGAATGCCCAGTTTGCGGCCCATGACGCACCAATGGGCGCAGGCGTTGTCCAGGGTGTGAGCGACACCACTTGCGCGACCCAGCCGAGTTTTGTGGCGGTATACGCGAAAACGGCGTTGAGCATTGGCACCAGGGTGAACGGCAGGAAAAACACCGGATTCATGATAATCGGCGTGCCGAACAGGATCGGTTCGTTGATGTTAAAGAAGCTCGGCACCACACCCATTTTGCCAATGGTCCGCAGATGTACGGCTTTGCTGCACAACAGCAAAATCGCCAGCGGCAGGGTCGAGCCGACGCCGCCAATCAGCAGATAGTGATCCCAGAAACCTTGCAGATAAATGTGCGGCAGCGGTTCGCCCGCCTGCAATGCGGTCTGGTTCAGCGCCAGATTGGTCATCCAGAACGGATTCATAATGCCGGTAACAATCAGCGCACCGTGAATACCGGCGAACCAGAGCACCTGACAGATAAACACCGAAATCAGAATCGCCGGCAGGGAGTCCGACGCGGAAACCAGCGGCGCGAGCAGATGCATAATCGCTTCAGGAATAATCATGCCGGTGGTGGACTGAATAAACAGATTCAGCGGATGCAGCGTGGCGACAATCACGACAACCGGGATCAGAATTTCAAAGGAGCGTGCCACGCCGGTCGGGACTTCTTTTGGCAGACGGATCGTAATATTGCGGCGTTTAAGCAGCGCATACACTTCGACGGCGTAAATAGCCGTCAGGATTGCGGTAAAAATGCCTTCGCCGGAGAAGTATTGCGTTGAAATTTGTTTGTCGTGATAGGGCGCGGCCACCAGCAGAAAGGCCATAAACGCCAGCAAACCGGTCATGATCGGGTCGAGTTTGTAATATTTCCCCAGGCTCGCACCGATACCGACGGAAATGAAAAAGGTCATCACGCCCATGCTCAGATACCACGGCAGCATCAGCTGTTCGCGGTATTTCAGCGAGAGATCCAGCCAGCCGCGCGCGAAACCGTTGGTGGTATCCGGCGAGAATGGCGGGAAAATAAAGACCAGCATGAACGACCCGATAATCATGAAAGGCAGTGCGGCGATAAAGCCGTCGCGGATCGCAATCACATGCCGTTGCTGACCGACGCTGCCCGCCAGCGGCGTGATGTGCTTTTCGATGACGTTAACCATCGCCTGATAAAGGCCACTCATACGCGGCTTCCTTCCTGTGCAATCAGGCCGAAGGCGAAGTCCAGCACGTTATCGCCACGCTGCATGCCGTAATCCATCATGTTGATCACTTCGACCGGAATATTAAATTCCGCCGCTCTTGCCGACAAATCGCCCTGCATGTAACGCACCTGTGGCCCGAGCAGCACCACCTGATAATCACGGAATTTTTCGTCAAACTCACTGGCTCCGAACGCATCAATCTGCACGTCTTCGCCACGCTGCGCCGCGACCTCTTTCATTTTGCGAACTAACAAACTGGTCGACATCCCCGCCGAACAACAAAGCATGATTCTTTTCATTTTTGCTTCACTCCCAGATGATTTATGTTCTGCCCGTTTCTCTTGCTGAGGGTATTTGAATCACTTTGGAAACCGGTTTCCATAGAACTCAAAGCAATGTGCGAAGGGGGTCAAAGAATTGCCGGTCGATTTGTTGCGGGTGTGAATGGCGTCACGAAGCCGAAAAATTCAGCAATGCAAACGCGGGGAAAAGGACTATGGGACAAAAACAACAAAGGCGACCGGAGTCGCCTTTAGCGTGGTGCCAGAAATCATCAGACCGGTGGCAGGTCAAACAGCAGAATTTCGCTATCTTCGTCGGCATGAACGGACAACGCCGTTTCATCCCAGATAGCCAGCGCATCGCTCGGCCCGGCTTTCTGCCCGTTAATGGACACGGTGCCTTTCACCACCTGGATCCACACGCGGCGTTCAGCCTGGATGGTGTAAACCGACTGTTCGTCTTTTTTCAGTGCCCAGCGGGACAGTTCCATGTCCTGGAACACTTTCAGCGAACCGTCGCGGGCATCCGGCGAAAGCACCAGCTGGCGGCCTTGCGGCGCGTCAAACATCCGCTGCTCGTAACGCGGCTCCAGACCTTTTTTGTCCGGAATGATCCAAATCTGATAAAGGTGCAGTTTACGGTCGCTGTTTCCGTTGTACTCGGAGTGCGTCACACCGGTCCCGGCGCTCATAATCTGGAATTCACCCGCCTGAATCTGCTCTTTGTTGCCCATGCTGTCCTGATGTTCCACGGTGCCTTCGAGCACGTAGGTCAGAATTTCCATGTCTTTGTGCGGATGCTTACCAAAACCCTGCCCCGCATCGATGAAATCTTCATTGATCACCCGCAGCGCGGAGAAACCCATAAAGTTCGCATCGTAGTAATCGGCGAAAGAGAAGGTATGCCAGCTTTCCAGCCAGCCGTGACTTGCGTGACCGCGTTCTTGTGCCTGACGTAAGTAGATCATGTTCAACTCTCCTCAATGTTTTCTCTAGTCTAGTCAACGCCTGAGAATAAGAAAGCGTAAAAACTTCACCCCTCTGTTCAAAAAATATGAACAAACGCAGATGATTAAATCCAAAGGATTTGTAGAAGACATGAGAAGGATTTGGAAAAGAGAAATAGAGTTTTTTCGAAATAGTTCGTGTTGTGGGCAAGATGAAAAAAGGTTTTTTCCAAAATAGTTCGTGTTGTGGGAAGGCGGCAAGAAAGTGAATCCCGATGAGCATACATAAGTATGTGATTCGGGTGAACGCACGCAGCCAACGCATCCACGGCGCGAAATATGAAGGAAAAAAGGATAAAAAAAAGCCAGCACCCGGCTGGCTAAGTAATACTGGAAGCAATGTGAGCAATGTCGTGCATTCATGGGGACCCGTTTGACCTTGGTGTGAGGCCATCCC from Rahnella sikkimica encodes the following:
- the asd gene encoding aspartate-semialdehyde dehydrogenase — protein: MKNVGFVGWRGMVGSVLMQRMIEERDFDAIRPVFFSTSQHGQAAPSFTGQSGTLQDAYDLDALSALDIIITCQGGDYTNEIYPKLREIGWSGYWIDAASSLRMEDDAIIILDPVNSAVIHQGIDKGIKTFVGGNCTVSLMLMSLGGLFANDLIEWASVATYQAASGGGARHMRELLTQMGMLHNSVAKELENPASAILDIERKVTGLTRSGTLPTDNFGVPLAGGLIPWIDKQLDNGQTKEEWKGQAETNKILGTSSIIPVDGLCVRIGALRCHSQAFTLKLKKDVSIPEIEQMLASHNDWVRVIPNDRELSMRELTPAAVTGTMNTPVGRLRKLNMGPQYLSAFTVGDQLLWGAAEPLRRMLRILL
- a CDS encoding YhgN family NAAT transporter, producing MTEMISATILLFLIMDPLGNLPIFMSVLKHLDPKRRRVVLIREMLIALILMLIFLFAGEKILSFLNLRTETVSISGGIILFLIAIKMIFPSEEKSSSGLPAGEEPFLVPMAIPLVAGPSILATLMLLSHQYPNQMSHLTLALFIAWGLSMGILLLSNLFLRLLGDKGVSALERLMGLILVMLSTQMFLDGIRAYLKI
- a CDS encoding type II toxin-antitoxin system RelE/ParE family toxin, producing the protein MKTLFWIGSSKKDLASLPEDIQDSFGYALHLAQTGSKHCHAKPLKGYKGAGVLEVVEDLSGDTYRAVYTVKIATAVYVLHVFQKKSSSGIATPKPDIDKINERLKIAEAHARGQI
- a CDS encoding helix-turn-helix domain-containing protein encodes the protein MKDPIEVEISSGNVYADIGLSDAEEMLIKAQLAQKIGELMQNRRLTQAAAAKLFGMTQPKVSALLRGQFRGISEAKMIECLNKLGRDVQIVIAESRQVTGTLKVVFA
- the gntT gene encoding gluconate transporter, with translation MPIVIVAVGVALLLLLMIRFKLNGFIALILVALAVGIMQGMPVDKVITSIKNGVGGTLGSLALIMGFGAMLGKMLADCGGAQRIATTLIAKFGREHIQWAIVLTGFIVGFALFYEVGFVLMLPLVFTVAAAARLPLLYVGVPMAAALSVTHGFLPPHPGPTAIATIFHADMGKTLLYGSLLAVPTVILAGPVFARFLKGIDKPVPEGLFNPKTFTEEEMPSFGVSVATSLVPVILMAFRAVCEMILPKGHPVLAYAEFFGDPVIATLIAVLIAIFTFGLNRGRKMEDVMATVTDSIKIIAMMLLIIGGGGAFKQVLVDSGIEKYIAALMDGSHLSPILLAWSIAAVLRLALGSATVAAITAGGIAAPLIATTGVSPELMVIAVGSGSVIFSHVNDPGFWLFKEYFNLSIVETFKSWSVLETIISVCGLAGCLLLSMVV
- a CDS encoding gluconokinase, which gives rise to MAGQSIILMGVSGSGKSTVGAALAREINAKFIDGDDLHPRANIQKMASGTPLNDDDRAPWLLRLNDAAYSLRHKNETGIIVCSALKRRYRDALRKDNEGMVFIYMKGSFDVIAERLKARAGHFMPTDLLRSQFDALEEPGEDEPDVLRVNIDHQFEGVVDRCVAALKTLQK
- the gntR gene encoding gluconate operon transcriptional repressor GntR: MKKKRPVLQDVADKVGITKMTVSRYLRNPEQVSSALQEKISAALDELGYIPNRAPDILSNAKSRAIGVLLPSLTNQVFAEVLRGIESVTDIHGYQTMLAHYGYSQEREEQRLTSLLSYNIDGLILSERHHTARTLKMIEVAGIPVVEMMDCVSPCVDLAVGFNNFEAARQMTQQIIAHGHRHVVYFGARQDERTIIKQQGYEQAMRESGLEPYSVMTSRSSSYSGGAELLRQAQKDWPQIDSIFCTNDDLAAGAFFECLRQGLSIPSQMAIAGFHGHNMGQAMEPPLASVLTPREKMGQISAERLLARLRGEEVVPRMVDVGFTISAGGSI
- a CDS encoding LacI family DNA-binding transcriptional regulator translates to MANINDVSRLANVSKATVSRVLSGSRGVKEESRLAVMQAVETLQYKPSVIAQSLSTQSTGCIGVICAAENINQSTGYLHALEKELRLNQKYLLLRFATDAAGLAHSVNEIGRGLCDAMIVIGARFELPPLPENVITIDCLDEDSDRSIHFDRSFAAETACQYVLQQGRRQIALINAENVETAGQILQGYHQALEKFLLPYDRRLVHSGEQALAQLLAQNVPFNALLVPDDASAQDALRQLAQHGRAVPGSVMVFSLDSTLPPGISAVPAITYPLEKLAQTAMALLAGQFSANAGAPVRGQLSIPF
- a CDS encoding glycoside hydrolase family 1 protein: MKYAFPKEFWWGSASSAPQTEGEALSHGKSATVWDHWYSQQPTRFHGDVGPQDTSTFYKNWREDIALLKQLNHNTFRTSISWARLIPNGRGEVNPQAVTFYNQVIDEMLAQGVQPFINLFHFDMPMAMQEMGGWENRDVVEAYAKYADTCFALFGDRVKHWFTFNEPVVPVEGGYLYDFHYPNVVDFKRAATVAYHTMLAHSLAVKAYRARQQGGEIGIILNLTPSYPRSQNPADLKAANIADLMFNRSFLDPALRGEYPQELVELLKKHGQLPACQEGDAALLQQGVVDLLGINYYQPRRIQCRDSMVNPESPFMPEWFFDNYVMPGRKMNPHRGWEIYEQGIYDILTNLRENYGNPRCFISENGMGVENELRFEQAGRIDDDYRIEFVSGHLKWLHRALQEGSGCLGYHMWTFIDCWSWMNAYKNRYGFVQLDLATQKRTVKKSGEWFANVSENNGFD